In the genome of Nocardiopsis composta, one region contains:
- a CDS encoding UbiD family decarboxylase yields the protein MNRAEPSARQDPHAFVQDYLAAHPDDVLVVDEPVPAEEGVTGLVYELAARGRREMVLCCDVGGLGVPVVSNVFASRERIARMLGVGPAELHEAYLRRSSARLRPRPVADGPALSAVETGEEVDLGALPMLRHFASDRAPYITSGIIIAEDPDTGTGNMSYHRSMVHSPRRLATSLHSRGDLWRMLRKYEERGEPMPVAMVIGGHPLFMLAASARVGYGVDEREIAGGLFGEPLDVVATPRYGIEVPAWSDYVLEGTIDPGARAEEGPFGEFSGYSSNRSTNNVIDVAAVMRRRDPVLIDVEGGNTDEHLNLARIPRESEMAARLKERFPDVTAVHYPTSGTHFHCYVALRQRRPGQARQIMLALLGWDPYVKTVVAVDEDIDVTSDGDVLWALATHFQPHRDLLAIDGLPGSPLDPSSGGDGSTSRMGLDATRGPDFEGRRIEISAQARELARRILDRGAGSAPFPA from the coding sequence GTGAACCGCGCCGAGCCCTCCGCCCGCCAGGACCCGCACGCGTTCGTGCAGGACTACCTGGCCGCCCACCCCGACGACGTGCTGGTGGTCGACGAGCCGGTACCGGCCGAGGAGGGGGTGACCGGTCTCGTCTACGAGCTGGCGGCGCGGGGTCGCCGCGAGATGGTGCTCTGCTGCGACGTCGGGGGCCTCGGCGTCCCGGTGGTGAGCAACGTCTTCGCCTCCCGGGAGCGCATCGCGCGCATGCTCGGGGTCGGCCCGGCCGAGCTGCACGAGGCCTACCTGCGGCGCTCCTCGGCGCGCCTGCGGCCCAGGCCGGTGGCGGACGGCCCGGCCCTGTCCGCCGTCGAGACCGGCGAGGAGGTCGATCTCGGCGCCCTGCCGATGCTGCGGCACTTCGCCTCGGACCGGGCGCCCTACATCACCAGCGGCATCATCATCGCCGAGGACCCCGACACCGGGACCGGGAACATGAGCTACCACCGGTCGATGGTGCACTCCCCCCGCCGGCTCGCCACCAGCCTGCACTCGCGCGGCGACCTCTGGCGGATGCTGCGCAAGTACGAGGAGCGGGGCGAGCCGATGCCGGTGGCGATGGTGATCGGCGGGCACCCGCTGTTCATGCTGGCCGCTTCGGCCCGGGTCGGCTACGGGGTCGACGAGCGGGAGATCGCGGGCGGGCTCTTCGGGGAACCGCTGGACGTCGTGGCCACCCCGCGCTACGGCATCGAGGTGCCGGCCTGGTCCGACTACGTGCTGGAGGGGACCATCGACCCCGGGGCCCGCGCCGAGGAGGGGCCGTTCGGGGAGTTCTCCGGCTACTCCTCCAACCGGTCGACCAACAACGTGATCGACGTGGCCGCCGTCATGCGGCGCCGGGACCCGGTGCTGATCGACGTCGAGGGCGGGAACACCGACGAGCACCTGAACCTGGCCCGGATCCCCCGGGAGTCGGAGATGGCCGCGCGGCTCAAGGAGCGGTTCCCCGACGTGACCGCGGTGCACTACCCCACCTCGGGGACGCACTTCCACTGCTACGTCGCGCTGCGCCAGCGGCGCCCCGGCCAGGCGCGCCAGATCATGCTGGCCCTGCTGGGCTGGGACCCGTACGTGAAGACCGTGGTCGCCGTGGACGAGGACATCGACGTCACCAGCGACGGCGACGTGCTGTGGGCCCTGGCGACGCACTTCCAGCCGCACCGGGACCTCCTGGCGATCGACGGCCTCCCGGGGTCGCCGCTCGACCCCTCCTCGGGCGGCGACGGCTCCACCTCCCGGATGGGCCTGGACGCCACCCGGGGGCCCGACTTCGAGGGGCGCCGCATCGAGATCTCCGCGCAGGCGCGCGAACTGGCGCGGCGCATCCTCGACCGGGGCGCCGGGAGCGCGCCCTTCCCCGCATGA
- a CDS encoding UbiX family flavin prenyltransferase yields the protein MPEPRTADAGPPGAERPRLIVGISGASAPHLAVHLLEAVRRLGSVDTHLVISRAARRTLEIEAGRRARDVAALATEYHRSEDIAAGIASGSFRTMGMVVVPCSMKTLAGIAHGFSDNLLTRAADVCLKERRRLVLVTRETPLSLVHLRNMAAVTEAGATVLPPTPAFYHSPDTIDDLLDHWSGKVLDQFGIDHDLYRRWSGAPVRRDTAGGGQG from the coding sequence ATGCCGGAACCCCGGACCGCCGACGCCGGACCGCCCGGCGCGGAGCGCCCGCGCCTGATCGTCGGGATCAGCGGCGCCAGCGCACCCCACCTCGCCGTCCACCTGCTCGAAGCCGTCCGGCGGCTGGGCAGCGTGGACACCCACCTGGTGATCTCGCGGGCCGCCAGGCGCACCCTGGAGATCGAGGCGGGCCGGCGCGCCCGCGACGTCGCCGCGCTGGCGACCGAGTACCACCGGAGCGAGGACATCGCGGCCGGCATCGCCTCGGGGTCCTTCCGGACCATGGGGATGGTGGTGGTCCCCTGCTCGATGAAGACGCTGGCCGGCATCGCCCACGGCTTCTCCGACAACCTGCTCACCAGGGCCGCCGACGTGTGCCTCAAGGAGCGCCGCCGGCTCGTCCTGGTCACCAGGGAGACCCCGCTGAGCCTGGTGCACCTGCGCAACATGGCCGCGGTGACCGAGGCCGGTGCGACGGTGCTGCCCCCGACGCCCGCCTTCTACCACTCCCCCGACACCATCGACGACCTCCTCGACCATTGGAGCGGCAAGGTGCTGGACCAATTCGGCATCGACCACGACCTCTACCGCCGCTGGAGCGGCGCCCCGGTCCGCCGGGACACGGCGGGGGGTGGGCAGGGGTGA
- a CDS encoding nucleobase:cation symporter-2 family protein → MVRDNSRRSEKKPSAAPASAADERHSVLRTVLFGLQHVLVMYAGVVIVPIVVGSALGLSDADIAKLVSIDLVLAGVGTLLQSLGLWKFGIRMPLVVGAASNGIIPMVLVGENHGMPTVYGSLLVGGIAWILMAPLFGMLLKLFPAVVTGTVIALIGLTLIPVGLRMIVGDDPGDPGYGRLSHIALAAFTIALIVVFRRLLKGVAGQLSILVVGAIVGWSAGIGDLSHIGEGPVIGLMGPMHFGALQFHPPSILLFLVIILVITVEASGQGVAVGQVVGKRVGPPEIARLLRVDGLMTAVSGVFSGFVYTTFGQNIGLIALTGVKSRFPVAVGGVILLALGVFHPVGEVFASFPKPVIGAAAVVTFGALVVTGVQLLSTVDFDRPSNLMIVMISLSAGLVTAYIPDFYLRMPHVVGMFLESGVATGTALAVLLNLVFHAGRRGAPDGSGPPDGGGRRGHAGEEARAD, encoded by the coding sequence ATGGTCCGGGACAACTCGCGAAGATCCGAGAAAAAGCCGTCCGCCGCCCCCGCCTCCGCCGCCGACGAGCGCCACTCCGTGCTCCGGACCGTCCTCTTCGGCCTGCAGCACGTGCTGGTCATGTACGCCGGCGTGGTGATCGTCCCGATCGTGGTCGGTTCCGCGCTCGGCCTGAGCGATGCCGACATCGCCAAGCTCGTCAGCATCGACCTGGTGCTGGCCGGCGTCGGGACCCTGCTCCAGTCCCTGGGCCTGTGGAAGTTCGGGATCCGGATGCCGCTGGTGGTGGGGGCGGCCTCCAACGGGATCATCCCGATGGTCCTGGTCGGGGAGAACCACGGGATGCCGACCGTCTACGGGTCGCTCCTCGTCGGCGGCATCGCGTGGATCCTCATGGCGCCGCTGTTCGGGATGCTGCTCAAGCTGTTCCCCGCCGTGGTGACCGGGACCGTCATCGCGCTGATCGGCCTCACCCTCATCCCCGTCGGGCTGCGGATGATCGTCGGCGACGACCCCGGGGACCCCGGGTACGGCCGGCTGAGCCACATCGCCCTCGCCGCGTTCACCATCGCGCTGATCGTGGTCTTCCGGCGGCTGCTCAAGGGCGTGGCCGGCCAGCTCTCGATCCTGGTCGTCGGGGCGATCGTGGGGTGGTCGGCGGGCATCGGCGACCTCAGCCACATCGGTGAGGGCCCGGTGATCGGGCTGATGGGCCCCATGCACTTCGGCGCCCTCCAGTTCCACCCGCCCTCCATCCTGCTCTTCCTGGTCATCATCCTGGTGATCACCGTGGAGGCATCGGGGCAGGGCGTGGCGGTGGGGCAGGTCGTCGGCAAGCGCGTCGGGCCGCCCGAGATCGCGCGGCTGCTGCGGGTGGACGGCCTGATGACCGCGGTGAGCGGGGTCTTCAGCGGTTTCGTCTACACCACGTTCGGCCAGAACATCGGGCTCATCGCGCTGACCGGGGTGAAGAGCCGCTTCCCGGTCGCGGTCGGCGGGGTGATCCTGCTGGCGCTGGGGGTGTTCCACCCGGTGGGGGAGGTCTTCGCCTCCTTCCCCAAGCCCGTCATCGGCGCGGCCGCGGTGGTGACCTTCGGGGCGCTCGTCGTCACCGGCGTGCAGCTGCTGTCGACGGTCGACTTCGACCGGCCGAGCAACCTGATGATCGTGATGATCTCGCTGAGCGCCGGCCTGGTCACGGCCTACATCCCGGACTTCTACCTGCGGATGCCGCACGTGGTCGGGATGTTCCTGGAGAGCGGCGTCGCCACCGGCACCGCGCTCGCGGTCCTGCTCAACCTCGTCTTCCACGCGGGGCGCCGCGGCGCGCCGGACGGGTCGGGTCCGCCGGACGGCGGCGGCCGGCGCGGTCATGCCGGGGAGGAGGCCCGAGCCGACTGA
- a CDS encoding amidohydrolase family protein — protein MIIDTHVHPTDLVDEAWRHTGEPFTGERVLKMMDGPFWINGKPRRGDVSCIMPPPGNTAWRQGDRTGREGIRDYQAYVTSLVQKYPDRFVGNFMYNPRFGPENGAAELEFHVREYGYKMLKLHANMHAYRPDRALDWLRPVMRVCDELGVIVLIHTGDGPYSIPTQFYPIIREFPGVTFILGHFGIQTGGVYCFEAFWMIQDSHNVIGESGWLLQSRIVEFAKEMKKSKLVFGTDSPPNEPGMWARELEVLCHEPPQGLNLSEDDLEGYLGNNMAKLLGLAPTPPPKDRAEAEAYLRGEVPQASAADTHAGHYAGYTPSAWAEEAAESR, from the coding sequence GTGATCATCGATACGCATGTCCACCCCACCGACCTCGTCGACGAGGCATGGCGCCACACCGGGGAACCGTTCACCGGGGAGCGCGTCCTGAAGATGATGGACGGACCGTTCTGGATCAACGGCAAGCCGCGCAGGGGCGACGTCAGCTGCATCATGCCGCCCCCGGGCAACACCGCCTGGCGCCAGGGCGACCGCACCGGGCGCGAGGGCATCCGCGACTACCAGGCCTACGTCACGTCACTGGTCCAGAAGTACCCGGACCGCTTCGTCGGGAACTTCATGTACAACCCCCGCTTCGGCCCGGAGAACGGGGCGGCCGAGCTGGAGTTCCACGTCCGCGAGTACGGCTACAAGATGCTGAAGCTGCACGCCAACATGCACGCCTACCGGCCCGACCGGGCCCTGGACTGGCTGCGCCCCGTCATGCGGGTGTGCGACGAGCTCGGCGTCATCGTGCTCATCCACACCGGCGACGGCCCCTACTCGATCCCCACCCAGTTCTACCCGATCATCAGGGAGTTCCCGGGGGTGACCTTCATCCTCGGCCACTTCGGCATCCAGACCGGCGGCGTCTACTGCTTCGAGGCGTTCTGGATGATCCAGGACTCGCACAACGTCATCGGCGAGTCCGGCTGGCTGCTGCAGTCGCGGATCGTGGAGTTCGCCAAGGAGATGAAGAAGAGCAAGCTGGTGTTCGGCACCGACTCGCCGCCGAACGAGCCGGGGATGTGGGCCCGCGAGCTCGAGGTCCTGTGCCACGAGCCGCCCCAGGGGCTGAACCTGTCCGAGGACGACCTCGAGGGCTACCTCGGCAACAACATGGCCAAACTGCTGGGCCTGGCGCCGACCCCGCCGCCCAAGGACCGGGCGGAGGCCGAGGCCTACCTGCGCGGCGAGGTCCCGCAGGCGTCCGCGGCCGACACCCACGCCGGCCACTACGCCGGCTACACGCCTTCGGCGTGGGCCGAAGAGGCGGCCGAGTCGCGGTAG
- a CDS encoding GntR family transcriptional regulator, which produces MSHPPSLESLLPGESLTERTYEALRTAILRNRLPPGTALSVPRLARELNVSRTPVREAVQRLIYEGLAVHESHRGAQVSRVDIADLRRLYLVRELLEGLAARLATERLDAAGLAELRGILAEHEEVLASGGDDSAHIELDMRFHRKLREIAGNPHLTAALEPIAGRSHLALHSLWRTEEAPRLALEEHQRIVDAMVTGDPELAEEAARQHISRLRIRLSHSTLRGQEAVRPGEPDALEGGAHA; this is translated from the coding sequence ATGTCCCACCCACCGTCGCTTGAGAGCCTGCTGCCCGGCGAGTCGCTCACCGAGCGCACCTACGAGGCGCTCAGGACCGCGATCCTGCGCAACCGGCTCCCCCCGGGGACCGCGCTCAGCGTCCCGAGGCTCGCCCGCGAGCTCAACGTCAGCCGGACACCGGTCCGGGAGGCCGTGCAGCGGCTCATCTACGAAGGGCTGGCCGTCCACGAGTCGCACCGGGGCGCGCAGGTGAGCAGGGTCGACATAGCTGACCTGCGCCGGCTGTACCTGGTGCGCGAGCTGCTCGAAGGGCTCGCGGCGCGGCTGGCCACCGAGCGCCTCGACGCCGCCGGCCTGGCCGAGCTCCGGGGCATCCTCGCCGAGCACGAGGAGGTGCTGGCCTCCGGCGGGGACGACTCCGCGCACATCGAGCTGGACATGCGCTTCCACCGGAAGCTGCGCGAGATCGCGGGCAACCCGCACCTGACGGCGGCCCTCGAACCGATCGCCGGCCGCTCCCACCTCGCCCTGCACTCGCTCTGGCGCACCGAGGAGGCGCCCCGGCTGGCCCTGGAGGAGCACCAGCGGATCGTCGACGCGATGGTGACCGGCGACCCCGAACTCGCCGAGGAGGCCGCACGGCAGCACATATCCCGGCTGCGGATCCGGCTGTCGCACTCGACCCTTCGCGGGCAGGAGGCCGTGCGGCCCGGGGAGCCGGACGCCCTGGAGGGCGGGGCGCACGCATGA
- a CDS encoding LacI family DNA-binding transcriptional regulator: MRNVTRQDVARLAGTSPAVVSYVLNDGPRPVAADTRSRVLKAVETLGYRPNQLARALRSQRSNTIGLVVPDSSEAFFTELVHAVEQAAFADGALVLLGNSGFDRERELRYLESLADMQVGGLLLVRSESGAAKGAGRALSELGVPVVHLNHRAPRGARATSVVLANRAGGRTLAEHVIGHGYRRIGCLTGTASSGPVSDRARGWADAMRAAGLDPSPVLRTGLDRRSTREQVKAWLRGPERPEAIVATADGLALDALSAAQETGLRVPGDLAVAGFGGTEPAAHSWPALTTIGRPFADFGRVGVETLKSVQRQAERVPDRVLDVELTVRRSCGC, encoded by the coding sequence ATGCGGAATGTCACCCGGCAGGACGTCGCACGACTCGCCGGCACGTCTCCGGCCGTGGTCAGCTACGTCCTGAACGACGGGCCGCGCCCGGTGGCCGCCGACACCCGGTCCCGGGTGCTGAAGGCCGTCGAAACCCTCGGCTACCGGCCCAACCAGCTGGCGCGGGCGCTGCGCTCGCAGCGCAGCAACACGATCGGGCTCGTGGTGCCCGACAGCAGCGAGGCCTTCTTCACCGAGCTCGTCCACGCGGTCGAGCAGGCCGCCTTCGCGGACGGGGCGCTGGTCCTGCTGGGCAACTCCGGTTTCGACCGGGAGCGGGAGCTCCGATACCTGGAGTCGCTGGCGGACATGCAGGTCGGCGGGCTCCTCCTGGTACGTTCCGAATCCGGTGCGGCCAAGGGCGCGGGCCGCGCCCTCTCCGAGCTCGGCGTCCCCGTCGTCCACCTCAACCACCGGGCGCCGCGCGGTGCCCGCGCGACCTCGGTGGTGCTCGCCAACCGCGCGGGCGGGCGGACCCTCGCCGAGCACGTCATCGGGCACGGGTACCGGCGGATCGGCTGCCTCACCGGGACGGCCTCCTCCGGCCCGGTCTCCGACCGCGCCCGGGGATGGGCCGACGCGATGCGCGCCGCGGGCCTGGACCCCTCGCCGGTCCTGCGCACCGGACTGGACCGGCGGTCCACCCGGGAGCAGGTCAAGGCGTGGCTCCGCGGCCCCGAGCGGCCCGAGGCGATCGTCGCGACCGCCGACGGGCTGGCCCTGGACGCGCTGTCCGCGGCCCAGGAGACCGGGCTGCGCGTTCCCGGCGATCTCGCGGTCGCGGGTTTCGGCGGGACGGAACCGGCCGCGCACAGCTGGCCCGCGCTCACCACGATCGGCCGTCCCTTCGCCGACTTCGGCCGGGTCGGCGTGGAGACGCTGAAGTCGGTGCAGAGGCAGGCGGAGCGCGTTCCGGACCGGGTGCTCGATGTCGAGCTCACCGTCCGCCGCTCCTGCGGCTGCTGA
- a CDS encoding DUF1177 domain-containing protein, with protein MSWSHVIETHDLLDTPAADGAAVAEYLRRHGAGDGEVLVETVAGAGGTTDFVRVTVPGTDGAASGGPAPTLGVLGRLGGLGARPEQIGLVSDGDGALTAVAAAAKLLDMRRRGDTLPGDVVLATHIDPDAPTQPHDPVPFMGSVVDQEVSNRHEVLPEMDAILSVDTTKGNRVCNHHGIAVTPAVVDGWIVRVPESLLDIASRTTGRPPVVMPLTMQDITPYGNGVYHVNSILQPATATSAPVVGVAIVTETAVAGSATGATDLGTVESAVRFVIETAKDFGRGIAHFVDAEEVRRLNELYGGMSHLRGAAEPAAR; from the coding sequence ATGTCCTGGAGCCACGTCATCGAGACCCACGACCTGCTCGACACCCCGGCCGCCGACGGGGCGGCCGTGGCGGAGTACCTGCGCCGGCACGGCGCGGGTGACGGCGAGGTCCTCGTCGAGACCGTCGCCGGCGCCGGAGGGACGACCGACTTCGTCCGGGTGACCGTCCCCGGCACCGACGGCGCGGCCTCCGGCGGGCCCGCCCCCACGCTGGGCGTCCTCGGCCGGCTCGGCGGCCTGGGCGCGCGCCCGGAGCAGATCGGCCTGGTCAGCGACGGCGACGGCGCGCTGACCGCGGTCGCCGCCGCGGCGAAGCTCCTGGACATGCGCCGCCGGGGCGACACGCTCCCCGGCGACGTGGTGCTGGCCACCCACATAGATCCCGACGCCCCCACCCAGCCGCACGACCCGGTGCCGTTCATGGGTTCGGTGGTGGACCAGGAGGTGAGCAACCGGCACGAGGTGCTGCCCGAGATGGACGCGATCCTGTCGGTGGACACCACCAAGGGCAACCGGGTCTGCAACCACCACGGCATCGCCGTCACCCCGGCGGTCGTCGACGGCTGGATCGTCCGGGTCCCGGAGTCGCTGCTGGACATCGCCTCGCGCACCACCGGGCGGCCCCCGGTGGTCATGCCGCTGACCATGCAGGACATCACCCCGTACGGCAACGGCGTCTACCACGTCAACTCGATCCTGCAGCCGGCGACGGCCACCAGCGCCCCGGTGGTGGGGGTGGCGATCGTGACCGAGACCGCGGTGGCGGGCTCGGCCACCGGGGCCACCGACCTGGGCACCGTGGAGAGCGCCGTCCGGTTCGTCATCGAGACCGCGAAGGACTTCGGCCGGGGCATCGCGCACTTCGTCGACGCCGAGGAGGTGCGCCGGCTCAACGAGCTCTACGGCGGCATGTCCCACCTGCGCGGCGCGGCGGAGCCGGCCGCCCGCTGA
- a CDS encoding aspartate/glutamate racemase family protein → MRIGVVRVVTGDDPALLDAHGRIVREEFGVDAVSRCIPDQPDGVHDAATFASAAVKVAELAARMEREDGVDALLISCAADPGLAGARAAVGVPVVGAGSAAARRALELGSRIGVLDLTVRTPESVTSVLGPRQVAALVPEGVARTRDLRTGAGAEAAVRAAERLVAMGADTLMFACTGMTTIGLAARLAGRVGVPVVDAVRAGARAAVRAAGG, encoded by the coding sequence GTGAGGATCGGTGTCGTCCGGGTCGTCACCGGCGACGACCCCGCCCTGCTGGACGCGCACGGCCGGATCGTCCGGGAGGAGTTCGGCGTGGACGCCGTCTCCCGCTGCATCCCCGACCAGCCCGACGGCGTGCACGACGCGGCGACCTTCGCCTCCGCCGCGGTCAAGGTCGCCGAGCTGGCCGCCCGGATGGAGCGCGAGGACGGGGTGGACGCGCTGCTGATCAGCTGCGCGGCCGACCCGGGGCTGGCCGGGGCGCGCGCCGCGGTCGGCGTCCCGGTCGTCGGCGCGGGGAGCGCCGCGGCCCGGCGCGCCCTGGAACTGGGCTCGCGGATCGGCGTGCTGGACCTGACCGTCCGCACCCCGGAGTCGGTCACCTCGGTGCTGGGCCCCCGGCAGGTGGCCGCCCTGGTGCCCGAGGGGGTGGCCCGGACCCGGGACCTGCGCACCGGCGCCGGGGCCGAGGCCGCGGTCCGGGCCGCCGAGCGGCTGGTGGCGATGGGCGCGGACACGCTCATGTTCGCCTGCACCGGCATGACCACCATCGGGCTGGCGGCCCGGCTCGCCGGCCGGGTCGGCGTCCCCGTGGTCGACGCGGTCCGGGCCGGGGCGCGCGCGGCCGTGCGCGCGGCCGGGGGCTGA
- a CDS encoding AroM family protein, producing the protein MTRLGIITIGQAPRTDLTPEITALLPRAAVVERGVLDGLTRAGIEARPPRADEHALTTRLADGSPVVIGESLVMERLPGVLAELERETDAVLLACTGGFPRLEHAKPLFVPDRMIAFGAAALLGETGRLGVLCPLPEQREDTAAKFGRRLPAGARVLTEACSPYTGTGEELAAAAARLAAGGAELLALDCVGYTGEMRARAAAASGLPVVLARSVCARLAAEVLDSLDARTGAAS; encoded by the coding sequence ATGACACGACTGGGCATCATCACCATCGGCCAGGCGCCGCGCACGGACCTGACGCCGGAGATCACCGCGCTGCTGCCCCGCGCCGCCGTCGTCGAGCGGGGTGTGCTCGACGGCCTGACCCGCGCCGGGATCGAGGCGCGCCCGCCCCGGGCGGACGAGCACGCCCTCACCACCCGGCTCGCCGACGGCTCCCCGGTCGTCATCGGGGAGTCCCTGGTGATGGAGCGGCTGCCCGGGGTGCTGGCGGAGCTGGAGCGGGAGACCGACGCGGTGCTGCTCGCCTGCACCGGCGGCTTCCCGCGACTGGAGCACGCCAAGCCGCTCTTCGTCCCGGACCGGATGATCGCCTTCGGGGCCGCCGCGCTGCTCGGCGAGACCGGCCGCCTCGGTGTGCTGTGCCCGCTGCCCGAGCAGCGGGAGGACACCGCGGCCAAGTTCGGCCGCCGGCTGCCCGCGGGGGCGCGGGTGCTCACCGAGGCCTGCTCGCCCTACACCGGCACCGGCGAGGAGCTGGCGGCCGCCGCGGCCCGCCTCGCCGCGGGCGGGGCCGAGCTGCTCGCCCTGGACTGCGTGGGCTACACCGGGGAGATGCGCGCCCGCGCGGCCGCGGCCTCGGGCCTGCCGGTGGTGCTGGCCCGCTCGGTCTGCGCCCGGCTGGCCGCGGAGGTGCTGGACTCCCTCGACGCGCGCACGGGGGCCGCGTCGTGA
- a CDS encoding OPT/YSL family transporter — MEPSAPGSAAEPQSPGPQRHPSAFEPLVVIVTVLVSVLGATIGIHMITTLGVSPNTSVIGAVIAMLIGRIGILGLRSFRNTNRQNLIQSSISGATFAAANSLLTPIAIPFLFGRPDLVWPMLLGASLGLLIDVFVLYKAFGSRFLPADAAWPPGVAAAETIKAGDTGGRQAAILVGGGVVGLGASFLGMPMSAAGIAMIGNVWALLMFAVGLLAAQYSPALLGLDLNALYVPHGVMIGAGVVALVQIVVILAGRQSRREADREAARERAAQDDPSLAYTVSRATLGRALGSGYVLFVLGALVLALAGGVWTDMSLWGIVGFVLFAGVAALVHELIVGLAAMHAGWFPAFAVTLIFLILGLALGIPGVPLALLVGYCAATGPAFADMGYDFKAGWILRRDRRPYTAFELDGRRQQLFSSMIGFAVTIGMVALLWQGLFENGAVPPTSLVYADTIKAGLTDPSVLVNLALWAIPGALVQLLGGPRRQMGVLLATGLLVATPHAGWLVLAGLAIRLLWQRRRGERGEQEIALVGAGLIAGDSVHSVGTIFSR; from the coding sequence ATGGAACCGTCCGCCCCCGGTTCGGCCGCCGAACCGCAGAGCCCGGGCCCCCAGCGGCATCCGAGCGCGTTCGAACCCCTCGTCGTCATCGTCACCGTCCTGGTGAGCGTCCTCGGCGCGACCATCGGGATCCACATGATCACGACGCTGGGGGTCTCCCCCAACACCAGCGTCATCGGCGCGGTCATCGCCATGCTCATCGGCCGGATCGGGATCCTGGGGCTGCGGTCCTTCCGCAACACCAACCGGCAGAACCTCATCCAGTCCTCGATCTCCGGCGCGACCTTCGCCGCGGCGAACTCGCTGCTCACCCCGATCGCCATCCCGTTCCTCTTCGGCCGGCCCGACCTGGTGTGGCCGATGCTGCTGGGCGCCTCCCTGGGCCTGCTCATCGACGTGTTCGTGCTGTACAAGGCGTTCGGGTCCCGGTTCCTGCCGGCCGACGCGGCATGGCCGCCCGGGGTCGCGGCCGCCGAGACCATCAAGGCCGGCGACACCGGCGGCCGGCAGGCGGCGATCCTGGTCGGCGGCGGCGTGGTCGGCCTGGGGGCGTCCTTCCTGGGCATGCCGATGTCGGCGGCGGGGATCGCGATGATCGGCAACGTGTGGGCGCTGCTCATGTTCGCCGTCGGGCTGCTGGCCGCCCAGTACTCCCCGGCCCTCCTCGGCCTCGACCTCAACGCGCTCTACGTCCCGCACGGCGTGATGATCGGCGCCGGCGTGGTGGCCCTGGTGCAGATCGTCGTCATCCTCGCCGGCCGGCAGAGCCGGCGCGAGGCCGACCGGGAGGCCGCGCGGGAGCGGGCCGCCCAGGACGACCCGTCGCTCGCCTACACGGTGAGCCGGGCGACGCTGGGCCGGGCGCTCGGCTCCGGGTACGTGCTGTTCGTCCTCGGCGCGCTGGTCCTCGCCCTGGCCGGCGGCGTCTGGACCGACATGAGCCTGTGGGGCATCGTCGGCTTCGTCCTGTTCGCCGGGGTGGCGGCCCTGGTGCACGAGCTCATCGTCGGGCTGGCCGCGATGCACGCCGGCTGGTTCCCCGCCTTCGCGGTCACCCTGATCTTCCTGATCCTGGGCCTGGCGCTGGGCATCCCCGGGGTACCGCTGGCGCTGCTGGTCGGGTACTGCGCCGCCACCGGGCCCGCCTTCGCCGACATGGGCTACGACTTCAAGGCCGGGTGGATCCTGCGCCGCGACCGCCGCCCCTACACCGCCTTCGAGCTGGACGGCCGCCGCCAGCAGCTGTTCTCTTCGATGATCGGCTTCGCGGTCACCATCGGCATGGTCGCCCTGCTGTGGCAGGGGCTGTTCGAGAACGGCGCGGTCCCGCCGACCTCGCTGGTCTACGCCGACACCATCAAGGCGGGCCTGACCGACCCGTCGGTGCTGGTCAACCTGGCGCTGTGGGCGATCCCGGGCGCGCTGGTGCAATTGCTCGGCGGCCCGCGCCGCCAGATGGGCGTGCTGCTGGCCACCGGTCTGCTGGTGGCCACCCCGCACGCCGGCTGGCTGGTCCTCGCCGGCCTGGCGATCCGGCTGCTGTGGCAGCGGCGCCGCGGTGAGCGGGGCGAGCAGGAGATCGCCCTGGTCGGCGCCGGCCTCATCGCCGGCGACTCGGTGCACTCCGTCGGCACCATCTTCAGCCGCTGA